From Xanthomonas sp. 10-10:
CGCTCGGTCGGTGTGCGCGGCTCGGTGATCACCTGCGCGCCGGTGCTGCGCTTGGCCATGAACTTGGACAGCAGCAACGAGACGAACGCGCCGCCGAAACCGAAAATGGCGCCCATCACCAGCAGGCCGCTCATCTGTGCGGAATTGACGCCCAATACCGACATCACAATGCTGGCGAGGAACAACACCGCCAGGTTGGTCAGCAGGAACAGGAAAATGCGGTTGAACATGACGCGCTTGCTCCACTCATCGGGGGTGACCTGCTGCGGATCTGCGGCCGTCGCGGCTTGAAATCAAGCAAGCACCTGACCGACGATTCAGCTGTCTATGCCACAGCCTCCCTACCGCGGCCGCTTCGCGCCCTCCCCGACCGGCCCCCTGCACTTCGGCTCGCTGCTGGCGGCATTCGGCAGTTGGTTGCTCGCCCGTCATGCCGGTGGGCAGTGGTGCGTGCGCATCGAGGACATCGACCCGCCACGCGCCGAGCCGGACGCGTCCGAACGCCAGCTGCGCAGCCTGGCCGCGTTCGGGCTGACATCCGACCTGCCGGTGATCCGGCAATCGGACCGCGATGCGCACTACAACGACGCAATCGCCACACTGCTGGTGAGCGGGCTGGCGTTCGAATGCAGCTGCAGTCGCGCCGATCTGGCCCGGATGGGCGGTATCCACCACACCTGCGTGGCGGCGCTGGGCGACCGGCGCGCGGTGCGCCTGCGCGTGCAGCCTCAGGACCCGGTCGGCTTCGACGATGCGCTACAAGGCCACGTACGGCAGGACGTCTACGCCGACGTCGGCGATGTCGTGC
This genomic window contains:
- the gluQRS gene encoding tRNA glutamyl-Q(34) synthetase GluQRS, which translates into the protein MPQPPYRGRFAPSPTGPLHFGSLLAAFGSWLLARHAGGQWCVRIEDIDPPRAEPDASERQLRSLAAFGLTSDLPVIRQSDRDAHYNDAIATLLVSGLAFECSCSRADLARMGGIHHTCVAALGDRRAVRLRVQPQDPVGFDDALQGHVRQDVYADVGDVVLRRADGYWAYQLAVVVDDAAQGITDVVRGADLLDSTPRQLLLQRALDLPQPRYLHLPLILDADGRKLSKSHGAPALDDTDPLPALHAAWQALGQPPSALPQQAGIDALLRRAVQHFSPELLPRTATLGSDGRASQPGRD